Below is a genomic region from Eriocheir sinensis breed Jianghai 21 unplaced genomic scaffold, ASM2467909v1 Scaffold1065, whole genome shotgun sequence.
ttttccctctctctggcCTCCACGCCGTCACGGAGCTCCCCGACTGGCCTAGTGTCCACGGGTAATCCTCCGAGGAGGCTGTCGATGATGTGGGACAACTGCTCCGACATCAGTAGTACGACTATTCCGTCATTAGCAGCATGGTGGACGGACATTAGGAGGTGACACTGATGAGGATATGCTGCCTTCACTTCAGGGAGAGGACAGGGAGCATCTGGAGGACATGGCATGAGCCGAGCATTCCACAATGGCCCATTACAGAGATCAAATTTTACTTTATGCAATTCAGAGTGTTCGTGCTCCAAGTCCGTAGAGGTCACCACCTGAAAGACAAAACCGTCGATGTGTGGTGACTGACTTCAAGAATGACATGTAGCACTCAAAACTTTGCTTATTACCAAAGAAAGTCAATGGTGTTATGCCACTGTGCAGCCACGTATCTCTAATAGTACTATACCTGTAAATCTATTTTTTGTCGAGGCATGTTGGCGACCCACAGTTGCCCCTCTCTTTGCCTGAAGCAAAGTCTGAGTGACTCGATCTTGCtgttgaaagaaaattaaaatgagaaAAGTCGCACATGTGACCACTCTTGAACAGCCTAACTACGTCCTTATGAAGCATAGCTTATCCACCAAGGCATTATATAATGCCAGTGTACGCCCCTGCCTCCACTGCACCTACCCATAGAGGTGGACGAGCGCCTCCTCCATCAGGTCAGGGGTGATGGGCGCCACGGAATTAAAGGTGAGGATGGTGCTCTGACAACACCCGCTCTCCACAGCCGCCACTCTGGCCTGTGTCCTATCGTCTGCGGGGAACCTCCACTTGAGACCCTCTTCTCTACGGGCGGGAAAAGTAATGATCAGGAATATCACCTACATGTTGTATATTAACCATAACCTAGCACACGGCAGGACTAAATGTGACAATCGATGTAAACGAGGCGTCCCTATGCTTTTTAAGACAACTAAACTAATTTCAGATGTCTACCGGCTTCCTAATTAAACAAATGTCTTTTCCGCCCTACTTTAAGAAATAATCAGCGCTTCTGGATATGGTTCTGTGTGGAGAGGATAAGTTTGATTATAGCAAGACCATCTGGGATTACCTTGTGGGTGATCTTCAATGGGAACGTTTAACATACGCCAAAAGCTACTTTTTACCCAGTCTCCCTATTTATTTGAAACATTAACATAAGTTAGGTTACGCTACATACAACTTTTTTccccacacatttttttttttttttttaattgggaGGAAAATGCGTCGGAAAGAAACTGTATCTACACTTGCACAATATAACATTAAAGTTTTTTTCACTTAACCTCCGATTTTATGtcattttttaaacatttttttatgtggTGGCTGGGGGCGCCCAACATCCACTCACTTGATGTAGTGTTTCTCCTGTGGAAATGCTACACTAAGTGACAAGCCGAAATAATTGCCAACAAGTATGGTAACCATTTCAACACGCTGGGTGGTAACCAAATGACCAGGGtaggggcaggtctatctgaatgaggaatgcagccccctcaacctcccccgagctgtctttcccagcttcatctccctcttctgttCACGCTTCTTTCCTTGGGTAGCCGGGTGATTAATCCCCCCAGGTGTCCTGCTTCCCTACCCTATGGCgagcagtcaggccagcccctgatctgggctggttGGGGGAGGGGCTTGCACCCCCTCCCCTACAATAAAGTGGCCTTGCCAAACACAAAGtaaaaagtagaggtcggggtcgTAAGGCGAGCCTCGACCCCGATCCGGTCTTGCTGGGAGGCCCGACCGCGCGACaggcttccacgatgcatccgTATCCGCATCAGTGACGGGTACAGGGCAAAACCTACGAtacccctgcacctcgaaggaggaagggccccctagcccctctttttgttttgggggtggccggggtggtgcagaggctgcgcccgcccgaagaaccaggcccggggttaaccttcggagggtTCTGCGTGTGGactcctggaacgtccggagcctctcggacgatgatcgactgccccacctatcaaatgagctcagaaggccgagggtggacatagtggcactctctgagacaaggaggcctggcagtggcgagatcagtgaggggggttacaccttctactggtccagcatgagcaatggcttccgtGTCAGgtggggtagctatgggcatctccagtcaattgctgccatttgtggttgaggttgctccggttgatgagcgtataatgcgagtgaggctgaagcacacactgggctttatgtctcttgttgcagtgtacgctcttACCGAGACGCGCGAAACTGAAGAGGAgacgttctacgccaaactcgattCCGTATTAGAacagtgccctccccgggacacactctttgtcctgggcgacttcactgcttctactggcactgacagggttggctacgagctatgtgttagtccccatggatctggtaccaggaacatcaacagctctctcctcctgatttTTTCGAAATACAGAAGGtcgagaattgcgggttcctggtacagtCAGATAAAATAAAAGTGTAACCTCCCCGTTGGAACTGTCAGTTTATCGCAAGCTTCGTACACACCCACCACCCAACAACTCCACCAATAGCTGTCACGACCAGATCATGACCTGACGTGAGTGGAGGATGGCTGACAATGCTCCACccactcccccccttctctctctctctctctctctctctctctctctctctctctctctctctctctctctctctctctctctctctctctctctctatatatatatatatatatatatatatatatatatatatatatatatatatatatatatatatatatatatatatatatatatatatatatatatatatatatatatatatatatatatatatatatatatatatacacacacacacacacacacacacacacacacacacacacacacacacacacacacacacacacacacacacgcacacacacacatttgaaaatAGTAGGAACTCTTTGCTTCCCAATAAAGTTCCCTGGTGTGGCTGGGCCTTGCAAGACCAATCACTTAGGGGCGGATATGCGAACCTCATTAAGGAGTGACAAGCGGAAATGAGGGGCCTAAGCGGGGTCaggaattcgtgtgtgtgtgtgtatgtgtgtgtgtgtgtgtgagagagagagagagagagagtaataagctTTGTGTGTGTCCCCGGGTTTCAAGAAAATGAGACACAACTCgcacattaaaattaatattacaTATATAATTACATCTACTATTTACACTTAAAGCACTTAACACTTAATAAACAAAGTAAACCAATAATAATGGCAAGCGGGGTTGAGGCGACGGTGGCTACTCCCTGCTAAGTACGGTAAATGTTCatagagttgcccatctcactgtggtacttctcaccctaaccatgggctAGATCTCacaattctatgcattttgaaccccatatatatgcatcgcaaattgatagaaacgctgctagcgatttttgaaaagttagtgatttttttttgcggccgcctcggggcgtcacgggGGGAACGGGGATACTTTGTTCCCCGTCTCTTCTCACACTTACCATCGGTTAGATCTCGTTATTCtacgcattttgaaccccatttatgtgCGTCGCAAACTGCTGCTAAcgccgctagcgatttttgaagtTAGCGAgtttttttgcggccgcctcggggccCAATTGAGGGCGCTGGGAGGGAGAGCGTGACATTTTCATGTGTTGACATTTCACGGGTAACTAACAcacctcgcagaaataagtcgaatatacatgtgggggggtcgaggggggtgaagccccccccgttagctgttaggtcgtaaagctCGGTTGGgctagtttaaatatgttcccccaccctaaaccctctgcaagctattttgcagctgcggcggcggatgatgaaattgcaataagtcagtttttagtagtttccgaagaaaaaaaatgtctccaaatgaaaaagcacaaCGCCGCTGACGTTGAGCGTCGTTGCCGCCGCTcgcagcacggcagccgttgatCCACTCGTTCATTTTTGCCCATCAGGAGCTTCTtctactgtgaaaaaaaaagtttaataatATGCGTGTGCCCAATTGAAGAACAGAAAACTTTGTGGAAGTGAGACCACATCTGTCCAAATAACTGGATGAAGTTCATGGGGAAGGCAGGTTAGAGCTGCTCATGAGGGGCAGGGAGCCTTAAAACGCTCAAGTACACTTGGATCAATAAGATTGGGCTCGTGTTTGCTGCGTCCCACATGGATCAGTCTTAGGGCAATAATAATTAATCTTTATCAGCTTCATCAACAATCTTAGCTACGatgtgtttatcagctacatcagcgaTATTTACaacggtgtgtttatcagctacatcagtAATCTttggataggcggtggctgagtggctagcgtgcgggaaccgcattcaccgcgtgatggacgacacgggttcgaattaccacgctaccacctgggattttcaggCACCGTCGAGTGGCCATAGgctacccacatgatgtcctgaaaaccacccatcaacccggactctagaggaaaccgtccaatcGAAttaagaacgagctccgggggcagcatgatgCTAGAAAAGATGGCGAGACTAAAAAACAcgcgcctgcgccatgacgggctgagtccgactaccatccaggccccccaagaaaagcctaccggcgctataggctgacatgttaaaaaaaaaaatcttaagtgaGGTGTGTTTATCCGCTACGTAAATGATTTTGACTACGGtgtccgtaatgaacaccactgagtgccggaaatcgaacccgagccttccgagtagaggccaggcagcataccaactaTGCCAACGATGAGCTAGAAGATCACCGCGCCAGAAGCCGCTTCTGCGGACTATACTTGACACCCTCGCCCCGTACTGTGGACAGTAGGTACCCGTGGCCCGTCGGATCATTCGGTCGGTGATCTTTTAGCTCATCGTTGGCctagttggtatgctgcctggtttctactcggaaggctcgggttcgattcccggcaatCAGTAGTGTTCATggcggatattttcactgtgttattgcggTTTCTCTAAAGTTTACATACACCGTATGTGCCACAGTGCAGGGCGAGGGCGTCAGGTATAGTCCGCAGAAGCGGCTTCTGGCGTGGTGATCTTTTAGCTCATCGTTGGCCTAATTGGTATGCTACCTGGCTTCTACTCGGCAGGCTCTgattcgattcccggcactcagtggtgttcattaca
It encodes:
- the LOC126989138 gene encoding uncharacterized protein LOC126989138 — encoded protein: MASAGKGPTMIRSAASRGCRAWATTFTKANITTTTSTGTSTIGTNVTRGRRLPHTATSSKPAGEEGLKWRFPADDRTQARVAAVESGCCQSTILTFNSVAPITPDLMEEALVHLYGKIESLRLCFRQREGQLWVANMPRQKIDLQVVTSTDLEHEHSELHKVKFDLCNGPLWNARLMPCPPDAPCPLPEVKAAYPHQCHLLMSVHHAANDGIVVLLMSEQLSHIIDSLLGGLPVDTRPVGELRDGVEARERENKIREELERDPERLMAAIRKHLPSKHLPLLMEAYGVLNAANPPTPDLRTLLLDKQMVEKITAKARATGATLNACFIAALNVSMMEVAREGGLERDIYITSEALARMFK